One Haemorhous mexicanus isolate bHaeMex1 chromosome 7, bHaeMex1.pri, whole genome shotgun sequence genomic window, AGTTGTCACTGAGTTTCAGGGCTTGTTAGATGCACAGGTTGCTTGGAGTGGACAATGGGAGTCTGATATTTGGGGAGGAATTGTAAAATGAAGCACTTCAGCTGCCCCAGTGGTAACATACAGCCTGACTGCAGTGGGTTGTTGGCATCAGAGACACAGGGCAATGACTCAAAAGTCTTCCTGCAAACAGGGTTGAAACATCTAAATGAATCTGATACATTGGAGACTGAGTGGTTTCTGAACTTTACTGTAGTTGGGCTGTCTTTTTACAGAGAACCTTAGAAATGCTGCTGAGAAGTCAAAGTAATTGAGGAGTAAGAGCTAAAACACAGCTCCAGAATGAGAGGTAAACAAAGGGAAGTCTCAGAGCAGGAGTGAAGGGTAGAAGGGTGGTGTCTGAGACAGGTGCTCTGAGTGTCCGTGTGCAGCTGGATAAGCTCACATGGGCTGCAATGCCAGTTTGTTTTGTTCAGCTTTTCCTTATTGTTAGACAAGTGTTTGTGCTCAGGAAGGCTCCTGACCTTGGGCAGCACGGTCCCAATGTCATGGGCCTTGGACAGAAACATGTTTTGGCACTGACCTTTTAATCTTGTAGTAAGGCCAATGGGCTGTGAATTGAGCTGCGTGGCTGATGATGTGTTACTTGCTGGAGCTTCTTAGGGAAGCTCTGAAAAGCATTGAGCCCTGTGTTTGCTTATGTTTTTTCCAGTCTGTCTTGGATTTCAGGGCTCTTAAACATGGGTGTGGATGCCTTCCTAGGAAATGTAATCCTGCTGGTGCCCTTGCCTCTTTGTTGCCTTTGGGAATATTTCTCAACGTGAGTTAATCCATTAAAACACTCCTGTAGTGGTATGGGATGTGCATTTAAATTTGCCATTTTGTCAGCTGGTGATTTTCGCTGTGCCAAGTGGACTGTCTGTGTTACAGCTTCCTAGAGAGGCAGTTTTCCAATAATTGAAGGTTGATTTCCTGGGAAGCTTTCCCTGTCATGTCAGACAgttgcagagagcagagcctgacagTGTTGTGTCCAGTGACTTGTGCTGCATTTGTCACTCCTTGCATTTCGTAATGCAGGGTTCACAGGCTTGAGTTTTAAGAGTAAGGAAAGCTCATGAATAGGTGTTCATGAAATTTGCTAgatttttgctggatttctcatCTGCTGTAGATGGAAAGGGGCCACGTCTTTTTGTACTGTCATTTAACTAACATTTAATGAACTCAACTCAGTGTGTACTTGAGTAAATACAATTTTGTTTCAACGCTAAACCTGCCTTTTAGGGGAGGGAAagagtttattaaaaaatttataAGATTTTGTTCAAAGAAAGCTGAGTAATTTGTGATACATGTGAAGaaactctgggttttttttctttttttcttccttccatttATATAAcctgagaaaagaaagaatactGTGTCTGGATTACCTGATCTTTCTGAGGAGTCTGTCTTGGCAGCAGGGTGGAGGGAAGAACATACCTCAGGATGTTGATTAAAAGCTGTCACCAAGTAGCTCAAGCAGATTTGCTTTTCATATTAAAACCTCCTGACAGATGctgataaaaagcaaaaaaaaccccaccccagaACATTAATTAGTTTGTTCCACGACTTGTTAGCTGCACATTCCATCTTTTTGGTTTCCTGTCAAGTACCAGGGGGGATGGTTGGCACCACCTTGCTGGCAGTTCTTAGTCTGCTGCATTTGAAGGTTGTCCTCCACAATAGCCCCAATCTCACTCATTGCTTGTATTTGATTTAGGGGGAGTTCATTTGTGTCTGTTCAGCATGAAAAGATTGCCTCCCTCCAGAGTAAGGAGGCTAGAAACCAGGATCTTTGGGCCAGGAAAATGTGATTAATTTTTGAGGAAGCtaaaaaaatgttattctttTTCTACAGGTGAAGTCCTAAAAAACTTAAATAAGTtctacaaaagaaaagaaattcaaagactAGGAGCTGAAAATGGACTAGATggtaagaaaatgttttaagttTAGATTACTTTAATATGAAATCTCTTTTACTTCAAATATGGTATTAGATGTGATCTTTTTATCACAATGCTGCTTCTTTACATTGTCTCTGCCACTTAGTTCAAATAACctttatatttacttttaataGCTTATATTAAGGTACAGGTTTTTAATGAACTGCTTCAGTGTTTTATTGAGTGTTTACAAATAGAGTTTTCTGATCCTGGCCACattaattttgttcttcttctttttttttcccccccagctCGCCTCTTTCACCAGGCATTTATAAGCTTTAGGAAGTATATCATGGAATCCAGTTCTGTGAGTGCTGATTTGCATATTATTCTCAATGATATATGCTGTGGTGCAGGCAAGTATCTGGAAtgcttgtaaaataaaatgtgcatttttactTGGTTTTGCTCTCTATACTTACCTATGTACATGTGGACCCTCTACTGAGAATTATTATTCAATATGATTgagaattaattcactgctgtCAGAGAGGTTAAAAATCCCTGCTTCCCTGTCAGAAACATTTGTGCCCATCCAAGGGAATGTCCTGCTCTTAAATCTTCTGAAGTGGAAGTGAAAGATGTGGAGGTGTTAGCAGGAAGCAGCCTGTGGTTGTACAGCATCTGTTCAGGGCTGGAATGAAAACAGAGCTGTTGTTTATTCCTCTCTAAAATCCAGTGGTCACTAGGGGGCACTTggagagctctgtcccagctggtgGCAGCTTTGTGGCTGTGCTCTCTTCCCTGTGGCACTCACAGAGGTGTCTTTACCTGCTTAGTGCATCCTGTGTTGGCATTAGCAGCACTTACCTGAGAGGTGatgccagctgggagcagcagaatcAGCTTTCTCCAGGTTTGAGCTGCACAGTGTGGGTTTTAATGATGGGATTTTAAAGGCTGCAGTGACTGTTAGTTTTGTCTTAAAATGTAAATGTGTCGATTTTAAATGTTGGCCATCTTAGGAAATTGTCTCATGATATTTCTTGTGCATAAAGTATTCCACAGGGTTTTCTCATTTCCACTCCTTATCTGGTTATAGATGAACATTATTCCTTATAACTCATatacagaaatactgaaatttttaaatttgaattttgctTGTCCAAAGATGATAATTAAATATActagagtttaaaaaaaattccacagtaatttttattaattgaaTAATAATTCTCAATTTAATCTCCCCAAAATCAAACATCacccccaacaaaacaaagacaCTCCAACAAATCCCAAGccactgctttttccttttttgtgtgtgtatgtttgaTAATAACAGTTTTGTAGATCAAGACAGTTCTTTGAAATTCTAAGAGAGCTGGACAGTTGTAGTGTGACctgaaatgagatttttaaggCCCACATGTCTACTGTGCAAACATTCAGAGGAATGAACCTGGATTTCTCTTCTGAGTTGATTTTAGAATTTGGAACCAGCATTCTAAGTCTCGGTAGCTTGGAGAAGCTGcaaatctgtttttctctgtttattcataaaagcactttaaaagattctctcccctctccctctccctctccctctccctctccctctccctctcctctccatgGATTTAGGAAGAAGGGGCTAAAATCTTCCTAGGACATAAAAGCTGTTTCTCATTCAGCTTTTCCACAGTTTCTGATTTGTACTTAGAAGTTCTGTAGGCAAATAGGCTGAGCAGAGTGAATATACTGAAAGGAGATGCACTTTTCCATATTCTTGTGCTTGTATTCCCTTGCTAAATGAGTCCATGTACTTGTGTTAGTTTCCCTTTCTGCCACCGAGGTAATTATTGAACTTTGTAGAGAGCCAGAATTCAAGGGTTACACAAGGGCGGGGTGGAAATGGTAGAAGATAGTTTTTCATAGTTTTTAATGAAGGTAGACACTCAGACAAGCACAGAAACTTTCTGAAAAGGGTTTGTTCTTCCAGGTCACGTGGATGATCtgttcccatttttcctgaGGCATGCCAAGCAGATCTTCCCCATGCTGGACTGCATGGATGATCTGCGCAAGATCAGCGACCTGAGGCTGCCACCCAACTGGTCAGTGTGCTCCAGTGGCTGCACTGTTTCCTTTCCTTACTGCCATGGAATTCCATTGTCTGTGGACTTCAGTGGAATTATGCTacattttcagtgcttttctctGGATTTGCAATAGTTTGTGTCAGGAACTCTTGTATTTTTTACAAGATACATCACaatgaattaaaaagaaaataagattatATCAGCTGTGATAGTCACTGAGTTGGTGTGGGTTTTCCAGGAAGATGTTTTCTGGAAATGTGTTTGAGAGGTAGCACATCCAAACATTAAAATATTGATAAGCTCAAGGAGAGAGAATTGCAGGAATAATGAGAATTATTTTGAACACAATGTGTGAATTTCACTCTGAAtctttgaaagcattttgtgACTTAGAAGATCAATGTGCAAGACACTGTAACCTCTTTATACTGTCTCTAAGAACTtgatatttataatttataattattaataaataaatgcttaAGCTAATTTCTGGTTTCTCCTGAGTCAGTATCCAGATAAAAGTTCAACagatctgctttttttttttttttgtctttgctttaGGTATCCAGATGCCAGGGCTATTCAGAGAAAGATAATATTCCATGCTGGTCCTACAAACAGTGGAAAAACTTACCATGCTATCCAGAGATTTTTGTCAGCCAAATCTGGAATATACTGTGGTCCACTAAAACTTCTGGCTCATGAGATCTTCCAAAAGAGTAATGATGCTGTCAGTATGTCATATTACTTACCAACATCCTTAGTGCTGGAACAGTCTCATGAATGCATGTCTGTAAAGTTCTGTGGTGGCCCCAGGTGGTCCTGGAGCCCTGTGCCTTGTGGTGAAATCAGTTGTGCATTTCTGCTTTAGCTGCAGAATGGAACATCATTTCCCCAAGTGGAacagtgctgtccccagagcctgtgctgtgcaaTCTTCCCTGTAACCTGCCTCTGTTCTTCTGGGGTTTGTTGCTCCCTGGGTTAGCCAGGTTCTACTATAAGGTTTTTCAGCATAGGGACCATGCCTTCTTTTGCCCATGACCTTTATTATAGCTTGTACACAAAAAATTACCCTTGCTTAACTCCCCTCAACCTTCTGCTTCAATGTATAAATAGATTTCACTTCACCATCCTTGAAAAATTCTGCAGATTCAGATGTGTTGAAGAGCAGTGCTGTATATCAGGTCCCTAGAGGAAATTCTCATTAGTGTTTTATATTGCTTCTGGCATATTTTTGGAGGCTCCTCACCAGTGTgtttccagctgcagagaaCCAGACCAGATCTGAAGCACTGCAAACAGTACAGTACAGGACAGTAGTGATGTtgtgatttctctttttttgatgTAGAATTTGTAACTCCTAGTGTCAGTCTGTCCAAGCAACACATCAGAAAGATGGTTTAGTCCTAGGAAATAGCTGTAATGTAGCACATGTACTCACAGAGTGACTGTGGGTACAGTCAGGGATGTTCCTTGCTAGGGATTACTGAACTTTCCTCCCCTGTGTTTAGTGTGTGTCAGAAGTTTTCAGTGGCTGGCTCCTGGATCATGTTTAGCCCCTTGGAGCTTGAACAGGGCTttcagcagggctctgcaggtggcTGTAggtagggatggagcagccagcagcaccaaggAGGGTagggctggcagggtggtggcCTCAGCTGTCACTCACAGCTGGTCTTCATGAGCTCTTGCTGTGTGATTATAAGGCAGCAAGGCAATTGCCAAAGGAGCTGGAGCAAGCTGGAGCTTGCAAGGCTCCCTCACTGCTGGGCCTTGCTTTATGAGCCCCTTATACTCTTCTAACAGTTCTTTGGTGGCAGATGTGACAGCTGTGAAATGCTCAGGGGAAGATGTAACCTCCTGCAGGAGTAGGGAAAGGCATCTATAGATACCACCTCTTCATTAAACCTCTTTTAGGTACTACCTCTTCATTAAACCTTCACTCTGCTAGGACTTAAATACAAGTCTCTCAAAGCTGAGTAGTTATTTCCTGGATAGCTTCTTTTACACTGTCCTGAAACTTGTGAAGAAACTGTTTTTGTCCTCTTGGAAAGGTGATTCTTTCATGTTCAAGAAACTTACCCTGACATTTCTGAATGCCTTTAGAATGTGCCCTGTGACCTGGTGACAGGAGAAGAGCGTGTGTTTGCCAATGAAGACTCCAGACAGGCTCCTCATGTTGCTTGTACCATTGAAATGTGCAGCACTAATACACCTTGTAAGTGCACAGAATTGTTTCTGTCCTGTTTGTGGTATCCTTGTGTTATTCCCTGGACTTAAAAGTAGCTGAGCTCTTCTTTTTCACTCTTATTTCAACAGTTCCTGAACTATGATAGAGCAGTTTAAGAAACATGGATCATCTCAGATAGCTTTTTGGTGATAGAGGATTAGCTTTGTTTGAGCAACCATTTTTAGGAAACCCGTGGATTCCTTCAGTTCCTTCCTTCATGTCATACTGTTCTAGATGCTCTTCCTTGGTGcatcatatttttcttttttttgttttaagatgAAGTTGCTGTGATTGATGAAATTCAGATGATCAGAGATCCTGCCAGAGGCTGGGCTTGGACAAGAGCCCTTCTAGGTAAGCTTGGTTGTGTTGGCAGTGAATTAGCTCAGTGACACATGAAATTCAAGCTTAGCAGTTGGTAGAGTCATTAGTGGTTATgtgatgcaaaataaaaatatttgtttttcatgtCTTCTCACAGCAAGTTAGAGAGGTACTCTGCCTCAAAGGATCTGTCTGCATGACAGGAAGCTACCTGTTGTGTTTTGCTTAACaaatgggtttttaaaattttgttcagatgcctcttttatttttccttccttgggTAATAGGGAGTCTTTACTACATTGTGCTGTCCTTTTACATTGACTATTTCCAAGAAGTATGCTTTCCTGTTCAATTAAAACAGCACCAGTTTTCAAGAGAGTACTTTTGTAGAGATTGTGCTAAATAATGggaactttaaatattttatagtgTTAATTTCAAATGGCTCATTTATAGAGCTGCATCAATCTGTTATGTTCTTTCAAGAATGCTTATTTTGATAATTTAAGAATTTTTCTAAAGGAGTTTTTGAAACAGTTTTCCTGGTATTTGGAACAGAAGTTTGGAATCTGTTTCCCTCTTGACCCTTTCTTTCGTTCTTTTGATTTGAAGTTCAGCAGATTTGTCACACTTCCTTTACttcctgtttttcccttttgtgttCTGACTGAATTAGAGGTGAATtcatgcagaaaacaaaactcctCAGCTCTGCTATGGTTTGGGAGTTAGTAAAACACGAGTAGTTAGTAAAACTCAAAGCTTTGCTTCATTTGTTCATTGGCTGAGGGTACCTCTTGTTTTGGCTGAGAGGGTGCAGTGAGGTATTGGCTGCTCTGATTTCACACTGATGGATTGTCAATATCACCTGCTGGTAAGAGATCAAGAGCAGCTCTAGGGAAATAGTGTATTGTGGGAGAGGCTTCAGGTGCAGGTTTGGGTTGTTGAAGGAGGTGAAATGGTCTTCATTATGTTTAGCAACCAAATTACAATTTTGATACCTTAAGAGCCAGCTAAAGCTCCTCTTGTATATAAACAAGtaacattttgctttttatttcactggACTTTGTTCAGGCCTCTGTGCAGAAGAAATCCACGTTTGTGGAGAACCTGCTGCTATTGACTTGGTGACAGAGCTCATGTACACTACAGGGGAGGAAGTTGAAGTAAGTAATTCTGGGAAGCTATGAACAGAACATCAGGTTGTCTTTGctgtaaaacaggaaaaaatgtagGGTCCTTTTGGGGGTATCACTGCTCAAAGTTGTCCTGCAGGAAGTCTTGTTAAAAAGTTTCTCAATGTCTGTAAAGCAAAGATGTTGCAAagttctttccttccctttttaaatAGTGGTGCTGTTTTTCTGTAAGAAGGTAAGTGGTTTGATAAGTTCCCTTtaggggatgctgcagctggcacagctgtttATGGGCTTTTACAGCTCTGATCTTCCAGAGGGGCACGATGCTCTCAAGTTTGCTGACTTTACAGGGTGTGTTGCTGGTTAGTCTCTCTATGATGGAATTTGAGTTTAAAAAGTGACCCTTTTGGACAACTTTAATTGTAGGTCCGAAAGTACGAGAGGCTGACTCCCCTGACTGTGCTGGATTATGCCTTGGAGTCCCTGGATAACCTCCGTGCTGGGGACTGCATTGTCTGTTTCAGTAAGAACGACATTTACTCTGTCAGCCGCCAGATTGAAGCCAGAGGATTAGAATGTGCTGTCATATACGGCAGCCTGCCCCCAGGTAAAGCACTGGCTTTTATTGTGAAGGGAGTGTTCTGCTTCTTATGCTTTTCTTAGGAGAAAACCTCCTTGTACtgcttgctttattttaaaataaagcagtgcGACTTTCCTAGTTTTGCTTCTTTATATAGCTGGAGAAAGTAATCAGCTTTCATTGACTGGTGTTTTAATCTTGGGATTAGACCTTTATTATGTACTTAATTTTGATCTTCAGATAGATATAATTAAATGAGGTCTCTCCACAGGTCTGGGAATGATTTAAatccctcctgcctctccctcctccccccatcTGTGGCCAAATACCAAtcaaaaacaaatttatttcttcttttcctgagCCTATTGTAATGACATTGGATTTAGTGATgtgttgtctttattttgtATGAAGTTTGCCATGTGAAACGTTCTGTCATTCTGTTTTAGGAACAAAGCTTGAACAGGCaaagaagttcaatgatcctgATGATCCGTGCAAAATTTTAGTTGCTACAGATGCAATTGGAATGGGACTCAATTTGTAAGTACTAACAGAATGTTATggtacttttattttccttcaggtGTGATGGCCacattaatttctttgctttttgtctCCCCAGTCTGATTATCTAATCTGTTGTGTCTAGATAGCGCAGTACATACATTTCAGTTTTGAAGTGATCAATTTGGTTAGGCAGAACTAAGCTTTAGTTTTAAAACTGGTTCCAAGAACTAAATGGCTCCCTGGGCCTAATTCAGTGTGATAGTTGGCCGTGGATGACATGGCCTGCTGGATCAACTGGACTCAAAGGGGCTGGGTTGTCAGAGTTATCATTCTCTTGCATTTCTGAAATACAAGTTCAGAGCAAGTTCAGCCTCGTGCCAGGTGTATTTCATTGCTGAAGGACATGCAGTCACATCACTACAGACTACTGAGGCAGGTGGTGGTGAATGGATTGGGAGGCAATGATTGATGTGTGCAGGGATGATTATTCTCCTGCCACTAGCCTTCTCCTGCCCACAGAATCTGCTGTGTCCATAAGTAGTATTTGTGATACCCTAATTtatagaggagaaaaaagcttataaaaaagcaaaaactttAATTCTTCATACTGGAAGTAATTTGCAAAAAAGgatgtcgtggtttgaggggaaatgaagttttttttgggatagtgtggtcacgccaatcggtgtccagattttaatattggcacctggtttgtccactgaaggcatggatacgcctctgagaacacaggggttaaaagctgtgaactcccactggaagttccttttgagttccggccctggaccagaggagacctctcccctgtccagctccgagctgggcaggggggaggggagccatgtggccggagggaggtgggccaggcctgggccgaagggtggaggagctctgcactgcgagggcttcgggcagccatcccccattccccccccccggagggagagagagagagcagcctgtgcctgtgatagcgcggctggagtgaaggagaaggggggggtgcccagcagggcagccagccgtgggagttcatgaaccaaaccggcagagcctgggacttttaacccttcttgggacgatggaaaccttgcaaatgctgattcctcctggagctggtgagattgagagaagttgagaagaattctaggtgggaggagatgatggagtggcttttggctggacttttcttggatagctatggacagaacccttgagttcctgtgacacagagactgcatctagggggaggcaatggctcagagccaggagagtgcggtgatgtgaaggtgtgtgaacagagacaacgggtgaggagggtggtggtggtgccctccgtcttcgatgaagaagaagaggaagattttctctgttctcgagacccctcagccccagggggtgaaacatgggagggacaggtgtcccaagaggagagggactgtgctcttttttggaactggacaaagcatccttaaagagaaaaagccTAGAAgtagctctggtccatgtgcagtggtgagagcactgggcatggaaggaagaggtcacgatggcaaaatgttctccgggcggtgccacacgtgacacagagacacgagaagtttcgactgtttcctgggtgaagtctgtgtgcaagagggactcctctcttctcaaagaattgagaattgattatccaaagagtagtaatggaattaaaaaatttggtgggggaaggaggaagaaatttagaaagttttcatcctgtgttctgtgtgttttttccctgtaactttaagttaataaagtttttttcctttcaatagTAAGTTAgaacctgctctgctctgtctctgatcacatctcacagcagataccaagaaaagaggtattctcatagaagcactggcatttcgccaggctcaaaccatgacaaaggattcctctttgtttttgttACGATATTTCAGGTGTataagaagaataatttttaactcCATAGTGAAGCCGACTGTGAAtgagaagggagagaaggaaatcGACTCCATCACCACCTCGCAGGCGCTGCAGATcgcgggcagggctgggcgcTTCGGCTCCTCCTTCAAACAGGGCGAGGTCACCACCATGCACCGCGACGACCTCGCCCAGCTCAGGGAGATCCTCAGCGAGCCTGTGCCCCCTGTCCAGGTGAGAACCTCGGTACCCAGTCTATACAGATTGCTCTGGGGCTGGCTTCTGGTATTCTGATCCCATATTATGTCTCCTTGTGTTTGTAACCCATACAAGAGTTGTGTTGTGCCAGAGTGACCTTGGATGTACGACCCGTTTGGAGacctgtggcattcacattctctgaacacgATTCCTTCACCCAGgctttttctcctgggaagctgaaaggcagagagagaggcctcagagaaaaggaaaacagttcttATGTCagttgcttctcctgtgttgtgcttatgtggaatgtgtttggagattgttcacccacaggtgattgttccattgcattctgctgggagttgttttcactctttggccaatcagggccagcTGTGcttgggactctggaaagagtcatgagttttccttattatctttttagcattcagtaagtatcctttctgtattctttagtatagtatagtattctttaatataataataatatcataaagtaataaagtAGCCTTCTGacaacatggagtcagatgcatcattctctcccctcatCAGCAGACCTGCATTTACAATAGAGACTTGGCTATGCTGCTTTTATATTAAATGTGCTCTTTTAAGAATTAAAAGCTGAAGCACAAAAGTTCTTAAATTTCACCTAAGTGTGCTAAATAAACTGAAGTCTTCAAGGTTCTTTGGTTTCTTGCACTTTGTCTTTCAATATGTTCTTTCTGGTGCATTAACCTTAAAACAATATTGAGAATTAAttgaagtttttttctttattttccatttaggCAGCTGGCCTACATCCTACTCCTGAGCAGATAGAAATGTTTGCTTATCATCTTCCTGATGCCACTCTATCCAACTTGATTGTAAGAATGATCAAAATATTagcttctgctttaaaaatggaGTGTCACTAATAGTCATTGCTTTGTACAAACCTGCCCTTGGGAGGCCTGGCAGGCAGCCTTGTGTGTATTTTTTATCAATTGCATTCTTGTCTCTGCCACACAAGTGACTGCAGATAGGTTTAGGATGTTCAACTTTTCTATGCTAAACTTGGAAGCTTTGAAATGTGTCAGTCATTTTTACGTGTGTTTAAAACTGTGCAGCAGCTTTTTCATTCCAGCTTTTCTGAATTTTAACTGTAAAAATTTAGGTCTGAGGCTGAAGATATTAGAGATCTAAATTTagataaattatttgaaaattccTAGAGAATTGGTCATGTCAGATTTCTACATATCTGAAAGctacctgatttttttctcctgtttctgtGGATTTTG contains:
- the SUPV3L1 gene encoding ATP-dependent RNA helicase SUPV3L1, mitochondrial isoform X1; this translates as MESSSVSADLHIILNDICCGAGHVDDLFPFFLRHAKQIFPMLDCMDDLRKISDLRLPPNWYPDARAIQRKIIFHAGPTNSGKTYHAIQRFLSAKSGIYCGPLKLLAHEIFQKSNDANVPCDLVTGEERVFANEDSRQAPHVACTIEMCSTNTPYEVAVIDEIQMIRDPARGWAWTRALLGLCAEEIHVCGEPAAIDLVTELMYTTGEEVEVRKYERLTPLTVLDYALESLDNLRAGDCIVCFSKNDIYSVSRQIEARGLECAVIYGSLPPGTKLEQAKKFNDPDDPCKILVATDAIGMGLNLCIRRIIFNSIVKPTVNEKGEKEIDSITTSQALQIAGRAGRFGSSFKQGEVTTMHRDDLAQLREILSEPVPPVQAAGLHPTPEQIEMFAYHLPDATLSNLIDIFVSLSQVDGMYFVCNIDDFKFLADMIQHIPLNLRSRYVFCTAPLNRKEPFVCTTLLKFARQFSRNEPLTFDWLCRHTKWPLAAPKNIKELVHLEAVHDVFDLYLWLSYRFMDMFPDAALVRDIQKKLDDIIQIGVCNITKLIRASQSAAAPGTAEVVSEDFPLSRTQRDARVVSEHHGTASSEALSITVEAAGLRRAKSVRPSRLGGRQEELKSYGRGSLANRLLREGLLTQEMLRQLESEWQDQHRNGRYGFGSKKDDQHSSKETRKKRK
- the SUPV3L1 gene encoding ATP-dependent RNA helicase SUPV3L1, mitochondrial isoform X2, encoding MRSSKRNVPCDLVTGEERVFANEDSRQAPHVACTIEMCSTNTPYEVAVIDEIQMIRDPARGWAWTRALLGLCAEEIHVCGEPAAIDLVTELMYTTGEEVEVRKYERLTPLTVLDYALESLDNLRAGDCIVCFSKNDIYSVSRQIEARGLECAVIYGSLPPGTKLEQAKKFNDPDDPCKILVATDAIGMGLNLCIRRIIFNSIVKPTVNEKGEKEIDSITTSQALQIAGRAGRFGSSFKQGEVTTMHRDDLAQLREILSEPVPPVQAAGLHPTPEQIEMFAYHLPDATLSNLIDIFVSLSQVDGMYFVCNIDDFKFLADMIQHIPLNLRSRYVFCTAPLNRKEPFVCTTLLKFARQFSRNEPLTFDWLCRHTKWPLAAPKNIKELVHLEAVHDVFDLYLWLSYRFMDMFPDAALVRDIQKKLDDIIQIGVCNITKLIRASQSAAAPGTAEVVSEDFPLSRTQRDARVVSEHHGTASSEALSITVEAAGLRRAKSVRPSRLGGRQEELKSYGRGSLANRLLREGLLTQEMLRQLESEWQDQHRNGRYGFGSKKDDQHSSKETRKKRK